One genomic region from Phragmites australis chromosome 1, lpPhrAust1.1, whole genome shotgun sequence encodes:
- the LOC133914646 gene encoding chromatin modification-related protein EAF1 B-like isoform X3, with protein MGKACFCGPVAIELCSMGGIAECGVSIDTKASPRHVAIEKAQEELRQEYDVREERRRELEFLEKGGNPLDFKLGHVASLSVQSTSVTDQIAEQNVISEAKGSFALAASPHGDSVESSGKPGNSLCREGNTADNLMLLDGDTSNIGGEKIVKHGTKRTNTAQSEQFLQSDGQNNAKEGEDSGLSRLGAKSQAYARRRSKSSRENANIAFVMSPPVPPLSSQKKDVTEVIQEKKTEDHGLSSIGDSKPASLICKNMLKNASSDDDMTMEMDGVQAIHEGNQRLKNELTNNNNSSKFVEISPNSVTDNSHLPGGGQMATATAAESPDAISKEPASMAACSLPSISNEIWREADIPEKAGNSRSVVSVVDVHADGMDNKGAAPYSGIASASLNENEVEPASTAVCSLPSISNEILRDAEIPEKAGNIRSVVSVVDVHADGMDNKGAPPHSGIASASLHENEVALTRAYATKAVDEHPGKNENLIPVKYGETVDEGLNKILPVDKDDKKDGQQEVNSRPVVVDDNSTSVQPELRNSVHVKDETEVCNNAVDAQKDTGHLATSNHDKGNKEECSDFGRNNNCSSDLSVVHNAASVTVPLATNPVLNPENDVEKSSGDQSKKSKKEIEDSIVAKKEHEDYILRRARFIEANIRKAGDQSLCNISMEKKRKSHWDFVLEEMAWMANDFMQERLWKSAAAAQMCHWISSSGRATFEEATIHRKQKSVARILANGIMNFWRSVDTLRASGDMPKPMQIEQSNGLEEKNLGGVKGEKQLGNESLEQEKSKWSCQSPIQSYALRLLEYNIKASECLSLAEAPPTPDRINDFGILKVPDQLSEANLFYGVAPGAMRAYRESVECVFVYNKKIGNTALKDDYEASTFDCVADLPMENAYGDDEREAHTYLLPENYDGGLASRYSHKKKHPLQPRMNGARPCETGSDMPYEFLESKSGNQQFLPNGKRTADFLSIPTKRIRTAARQRVVSPFPAGVAGTPQFTSKTDASSGDTNSCQDDQSSLHGGSFPRKNADIESTVDFDRQLLYDGNEVSTKSKKKKKPKHLGYKTQQSVAESCTLMAPGKGTYNPRPQVDSIAQYEQKDYLKKRLEAHQFDSNGNIVINGQLAAKKPRLTNQAPDISLEALTPVGPMASPVASQMSNMANPTKVIKITTRGRKSKGLKMAVGHTGPRGPWSSFEDQALVVLVHDMGENWELVSDALNSIIQLKCIYRRPNECKERHKLLTDKSSGDVADSADDSGSSQHYPSALPGIPKGSARQLFQRLQGPFEEETLKAHFEKIIFLGQKLHRTRRKGEIQDLKQINPLHTSHVLVLSQACPSSLSGGILTPLDLCDAVPSNSDAQSICYPGSHTSGLALANNHASIGPTPPTSNVNSRLPGSPGMVLGSNLPSPTTLNASSRDAQRYGVPRLTSLQGDEQQRMQYNQMLNGRSLQQPGVSIPGVLPSGVDRGVRMMHGAHGMGMMTGPNRGMQNTVNVHPGAIPGPGNTMLRSRDPMQMLQPCQISEEHRPMMMPDFQLQVSHGNNQIVHFSGPPFSNAGASSPVRQSQTHQIPQQSHMFGNTHLSHIQGTNQANSQQQAYAMRLAKERHIQQMVPQQQRPLSGASAVPTVQNSSQMQQQGQGSAASVIPSSQPQHKQQHPAQDPLSNSVLPNQPATTTSHKQKKQQGQQQSRQNQQQRNQCSQQAKLMKSLGRGNMMHQSPVDATQASGIATTCKNQVSDKNVMQQGTGYFAGSKGSLPSIPQPGNQPKIYASQVPQSPMQTPDISNQGSVKGSPNHTLLASQQAPLHSSSQLSTQQQQRYVNPSQNSIQRLMMQQNRHMNTDGRIELPVDQVQHNQVMPSASLARSTDSGSPGISSINQRRPESSHDPTAVTSTSQLASSPQDTFVGSDTLLSSSSQGMLQRELLGGVPIHGHGIDGQLQQQQSRQQLQSQQQQQRPVVQGSVYAHPSNPGPV; from the exons ATGGGCAAAGCCTGCTTCTGTGGTCCAGTGGCTATTGAGCTGTGCTCTATGGGAGGAATTGCTGAATGTGGTGTGAGCATTGACACGAAAGCTTCACCACGTCATGTGGCCATAGAGAAAGCTCAAGAGGAACTGAG gCAGGAATACGATGTCCGTGAAGAACGGAGGAGGGAGCTTGAGTTTCTGGAGAAG GGAGGCAACCCCTTGGATTTCAAACTCGGCCATGTAGCATCGCTCAGTGTACAATCCACTTCTGTGACAGACCAGATAGCCGAACAAAATGTGATAAG TGAGGCTAAAGGTAGTTTTGCACTTGCCGCCTCACCTCATGGGGATTCTGTTGAAAGTAGTGGCAAGCCAGGAAACTCGTTGTGCCGTGAAGGCAATACCGCTGATAATCTTATGCTTTTGGATGGAGATACCAGCAACATAGGTGGGGAGAAAATTGTGAAACATGGAACTAAAAGAACTAACACAGCTCAATCTGAGCAGTTCCTGCAAAGTGATGGTCAGAATAATGCAAAAGAAGGTGAAGATTCTGGTTTGTCCCGTCTTGGGGCAAAGAGCCAAGCATACGCTCGACGCAGGTCAAAGTCAAGCCGGGAGAATGCAAATATTGCATTTGTTATGTCTCCACCGGTTCCTCCGCTTAGTTCTCAGAAAAAAGATGTAACAGAAGTAATCCAAGAAAAAAAGACTGAGGATCATGGTCTCTCATCCATCGGTGATTCAAAACCGGCAAGTCTAATCTGTAAAAATATGCTGAAGAATGCATCATCAGATGATGACATGACAATGGAGATGGACGGTGTTCAAGCAATTCATGAAGGCAACCAAAGATTAAAAAATGAATTAACAAACAACAACAATAGCAGCAAATTTGTGGAAATTTCACCAAACAGTGTGACTGATAATTCACATCTTCCTGGCGGTGGTCAAATGGCTACCGCAACTGCTGCAGAATCCCCTGATGCTATTTCAAAAGAACCTGCTTCAATGGCAGCGTGTTCTCTACCATCTATATCAAATGAAATCTGGAGAGAAGCAGATATTCCTGAGAAGGCAGGTAATAGCCGCTCTGTTGTAAGTGTGGTCGATGTTCATGCAGATGGTATGGATAATAAGGGTGCTGCTCCTTACTCTGGCATAGCAAGTGCTAGTTTAAATGAAAATGAAGTTGAACCTGCTTCAACGGCAGTGTGTTCTCTCCCATCTATATCCAATGAAATCTTGAGAGACGCAGAGATTCCTGAGAAGGCAGGTAATATCCGCTCTGTCGTAAGTGTGGTCGATGTTCATGCAGATGGTATGGATAATAAGGGTGCCCCTCCTCACTCTGGCATAGCAAGTGCTAGTTTACATGAAAATGAAGTTGCTCTAACTCGTGCATATGCCACCAAGGCTGTTGATGAACATCCAGGCAAAAATGAGAATCTTATACCAGTGAAGTATGGTGAAACGGTTGATGAAGGCTTGAATAAGATTCTACCTGTGGATAAGGATGACAAGAAAGATGGTCAACAGGAAGTTAATAGCAGGCCTGTCGTTGTGGATGACAATTCTACTTCTGTACAACCAGAACTTAGGAATTCTGTTCATGTGAAAGATGAAACAGAAGTTTGTAACAATGCAGTGGATGCACAAAAGGATACAGGACATCTTGCTACTTCTAATCATGACAAAGGGAATAAGGAGGAATGTTCTGATTTCGGTAGAAATAATAATTGTTCAAGTGATTTGAGTGTTGTCCATAATGCTGCTTCTGTTACTGTGCCCCTTGCCACAAATCCTGTGCTTAACCCTGAGAATGACGTTGAAAAATCCAGTGGGGATCAGTCAAAGAAATCAAAGAAGGAAATTGAAGATTCTATTGTTGCAAAGAAGGAACATGAAGATTATATCCTCAGAAGGGCTCGGTTTATAGAG GCAAATATTAGGAAAGCTGGTGATCAGTCTCTCTGCAATATTTCTATGGAGAAGAAGCGGAAGAGTCACTGGGATTTTGTTCTGGAGGAGATGGCTTGGATGGCAAATGATTTCATGCAG GAGCGCCTGTGGAAAAGTGCAGCTGCAGCACAGATGTGCCACTGGATTTCCTCTAGTGGTCGAGCAACATTTGAAGAAGCAACCATTCATAGAAAGCAAAAATCTGTTGCGAGAATTCTGGCAAACGGTATCATGAACTTTTGGCGTTCGGTTGATACTTTACGAGCTAGTGGTGATATGCCTAAACCAATGCAAATAGAGCAATCAAATGGGCTAGAAGAAAAGAACCTGGGTGGAGTCAAAGGAGAAAAACAACTG GGTAATGAGTCTTTGGAACAAGAGAAGTCTAAGTGGTCTTGTCAGTCTCCTATTCAAAGCTATGCACTTCGACTTCTTGAGTACAACATTAAAGCGTCCGAATGTCTGTCATTAGCTGAAGCACCACCAACTCCTGACAGGATAAATGATTTTGGCATTTTGAAAGTGCCAGATCAACTTTCAGAA GCAAATCTTTTTTATGGGGTAGCACCTGGTGCAATGCGGGCATACAGAGAGTCTGTGGAGTGTGTCTTTGTGTATAACAAG AAAATTGGTAACACTGCACTAAAGGATGATTATGAGGCATCAACATTTGATTGTGTTGCAG ACTTACCTATGGAAAATGCATATGGAGATGATGAACGCGAGGCACACACCTATTTATTGCCTGAAAATTATGATGGTGGTTTGGCATCAAGATATAGTCACAAAAAGAAACACCCTTTGCAGCCAAGGATGAATGGTGCAAGACCATGTGAAACTGGTTCTGACATGCCTTACGAATTCTTGGAGAGCAAGTCAGGAAACCAGCAATTTTTGCCAAATGGCAAACGAACGGCAGACTTTCTTTCTATTCCTACTAAACGCATCCGCACAGCAGCTAGACAGCGGGTTGTGAGCCCGTTTCCTGCTGGTGTTGCTGGGACTCCTCAATTCACAAGTAAAACAGATGCCTCTAGTGGTGACACAAACTCCTGCCAGGATGATCAAAGTTCGTTACATGGAGGGTCTTTCCCCAGGAAGAATGCAGATATTGAATCCACAGTTGATTTTGACAGGCAATTGTTGTATGATGGTAATGAGGTGTCTACTAAgtctaaaaagaagaaaaagcctAAGCACCTGGGATACAAGACACAACAAAGTGTGGCCGAGTCTTGTACTTTGATGGCTCCTGGAAAG GGCACTTACAATCCTAGACCTCAAGTTGATTCGATTGCTCAATATGAGCAg AAGGATTATTTGAAGAAGAGATTGGAGGCACATCAATTTGATTCAAATGGGAATATTG TGATTAATGGTCAGCTTGCTGCTAAGAAGCCTAGATTGACAAATCAGGCTCCAGATATTTCACTAGAAGCTCTTACACCAGTTGGTCCAATGGCATCTCCTGTTGCGTCACAAATGAGTAATATGGCAAACCCTACGAAGGTCATAAAGATTACCACTCGTGGAAGAAAAAGCAAAGGACTCAAG ATGGCAGTTGGACATACAGGTCCTCGTGGTCCATGGTCAAGTTTTGAGGATCAG GCTCTTGTCGTGCTTGTCCATGATATGGGTGAAAACTGGGAATTGGTGAGCGATGCACTCAACAGCATCATCCAATTGAAG TGTATATATAGAAGGCCTAATGAGTGTAAGGAACGTCATAAACTTCTTACGGATAAAAGTTCTGGTGATGTTGCTGACAGTGCTGATGACTCAGGCTCATCACAACATTATCCGTCCGCATTGCCTGGCATTCCAAAG GGTAGCGCCAGACAGCTGTTTCAGCGCCTTCAAGGACCTTTTGAGGAAGAGACTCTCAAGGCACACTTTGAGAAAATAATATTCCTTGGACAAAAATTGCATCGAACTCGTAGAAAG GGTGAGATCCAGGACCTCAAGCAAATAAATCCACTTCATACTTCTCATGTTCTTGTACTATCTCAAGCATGTCCAAGCAGCTTATCTGGTGGCATTTTGAC GCCACTTGATCTTTGTGATGCGGTACCGTCGAACTCGGACGCACAGTCCATTTGTTACCCAGGATCTCACACGAGTGGGCTAGCACTTGCAAACAATCATGCTTCCATTGGTCCTACCCCTCCTACTTCCAATGTGAATTCTAGGTTACCAGGTTCCCCTGGTATGGTTCTAGGCAGCAATTTGCCATCGCCTACAACATTGAATgcttcctctag GGATGCTCAGAGATATGGTGTGCCTAGACTGACCTCTTTACAGGGTGATGAGCAACAAAGAATGCAGTATAACCAGATGCTCAATGGCAGAAGTCTTCAGCAACCTGGAGTATCTATTCCTGGTGTGTTACCTTCTGGAGTTGATCGTGGTGTCCGAATGATGCATGGTGCTCATGGTATGGGAATGATGACCGGACCAAATCGAG GCATGCAAAATACAGTAAATGTTCATCCTGGTGCCATACCTGGCCCTGGAAATACGATGTTGAGGTCACGTGACCCAATGCAGATGCTTCAG CCTTGCCAGATTTCAGAGGAGCATAGGCCGATGATGATGCCGGATTTTCAGTTGCAAGTCTCACATGGAAATAACCAGATTGTCCATTTCAGTGGTCCTCCATTTTCCAATGCAGGAGCATCTTCACCTGTTCGGCAGTCCCAGACACATCAGATACCCCAACAGTCACACATGTTTGGAAACACACATCTTTCTCATATCCAAGGAACAAACCAGGCTAATTCGCAGCAGCAGGCTTACGCTATGCGCTTGGCAAAAGAGAGACACATTCAACAAATGGTTCCCCAACAACAGCGCCCACTTTCTGGAGCCAGTGCAGTGCCAACTGTGCAGAATAGCTCACAAATGCAACAACAGGGCCAAGGATCTGCAGCCAGTGTTATCCCTTCTTCACAACCACAGCATAAGCAGCAACATCCTGCACAAGATCCACTAAGCAATTCAGTGCTTCCCAATCAGCCTGCCACCACTACATCACATAAGCAGAAGAAGCAACAGGGTCAGCAGCAGTCTAGACAAAATCAACAGCAACGAAATCAATGTAGTCAACAAGCTAAGCTTATGAAGAGTTTAGGCCGAGGGAACATGATGCACCAGAGTCCTGTGGATGCTACTCAAGCCAGTGGCATTGCTACAACCTGTAAAAACCAAGTTTCTGATAAAAATGTGATGCAACAGGGTACAGGGTATTTTGCTGGTAGTAAAGGATCACTTCCATCAATACCTCAACCTGGGAATCAACCTAAGATATATGCTTCCCAGGTGCCTCAGTCGCCGATGCAAACGCCAGATATTAGTAACCAAGGCTCAGTAAAGGGTTCTCCCAACCATACCTTGTTAGCTTCCCAACAAGCTCCACTTCATTCATCATCACAATTGTctacacagcagcagcagcgataCGTGAATCCATCACAGAACAGTATACAAAGATTGATGATGCAACAAAACCGTCACATGAACACAGATGGTAGGATTGAATTACCTGTTGACCAAGTACAACATAATCAAGTGATGCCATCTGCATCTCTTGCAAGGAGTACAGATTCAGGTAGCCCAGGTATTTCATCTATAAACCAGCGGAGACCAGAGTCATCCCATGACCCAACTGCAGTTACCTCGACCTCACAGCTAGCTAGCTCGCCTCAAGATACCTTTGTTGGAAGTGATACACTTTTGTCATCATCTAGCCAAGGCATGCTGCAAAGGGAATTGTTGGGTGGTGTGCCTATACATGGACATGGCATTGATGGCCAACTGCAGCAACAACAATCTCGACAGCAACTGCAgtctcagcagcagcagcagaggccTGTTGTTCAAGGCAGTGTATATGCTCATCCTTCAAATCCTGGACCAGTATGA